AACCTCTAAACTGCTACCCCCTAACCCCCCAAGCGCTTCACACAACTTCGCCACAGACATGGTTGGCCCACCGTATATATAGGCAGGTTTATATGCCGCAGTAATGTGTATAATTCTCAATTTGTTTTTTATGTGCGAAATTCTTAGCTCGTCCCGATAGCTATCGGGAGGGCATCTTAATGCGTTTGCAGGCCCATAAGTATCTTTCTTTCTTCTGTCTCTTTGTTCTTTGCTGTCTCATCCTTAACAACTTCCCAACTAACCATCTTCCCAACTCACCGCCTTCCCAACTAATCATCTTCCCAACTAACCTCTAAACCCTAACCTCTAACCATCTCACCAACTTCCCAACTAACCATCTTCCCAACTCACCGCCTTCCCAACTCACCATCTCCCCAACTAAACCCGCCTTTCCAACTCCCCACCTTCACTGCTCACTTCATAACCCCCCAACTCCGTAATCGTATTAGATCTCTTCAATATCCAGAAAATAGCGTACATGGCAATATACCCATAAACAATATTATTCAATAAAAACTCAAAGTTATTACCACGCCACAACTGTTGGAAAATAGCATTGAACATAACCACACAACCCAATTCATAACCGCCAAACCATTCTTCGGCTTTATTACAAATCCATTGTGTAGCCAGACCATATAAGAAAATGGAAATAAAGACTCCAATAAAACCTGCACTTACGTAGCCATCTACAACTGGTCTTGTTTTGGCGGAAAGATTTGATCCCTGATAAGATATGCCAGCATCATATACCCGTTCCATAGATACGGTTTCTGTCACAAATTTTCCTGGCCAAAAGGCCCTTGGTATCACTGCCAAAATAGAATTGTTTACAATTTCTAAGCCATAAAAATCTCTTTCTGCAGGCACATGTTTTACAAAGGTGGTAAACATGTTAATTTCGCTGATTCGGTCGGTTAAAAATGTCCAATTCGTTTCTTCAAGTACTGGCGCCTCACTATTCAATACGGCATCCAATGCATTTCTACGGGCTTCAGCAGCAGATTTCTCCCCTGACCATGATTGCCCTCTAACTATACCTGCGAAAGTAGGTAAAATGTATATCAAAATATAGATAGTAGGAATGGCCAAGGTCAAGATTACTTTTTTATAATAAGGATACATCAAAAAGCTAATGATGATCACATTAATAATAATACTCTCTTTATACCCAGTTAAAGTAGAGGCTAAAAAGTTAAAAGCAAATAAACCACCGCCAAAAATCATATAACCTCTTTTTCTTTGTACCATTCCTCGCACCAAAACCAAAGCACTACAAGTGATGGAAACATTAATAAAACCATAAGAAAACTGAGCTATACTGCCAATTTTAGAAGTTGCACCCCCTATAACGTAGGTAATCACGCAAAGCCAAATCAAGAAAAAATCTAAGTTGAGATTCAATTTATGTTTGATGACTGGGAATTGTTTGATTTTTACAATAATACCCGTAACTAAGGCAGCATGAGCTAATAAAGATAATCGCTGACATTTGGCAATGGCATAGGTCTGCTCATTTACCTGAAAAGGGAAAGGGTTTACTTTAGTAAAATACTCATAACCCAAATGGTTCATGAAATAAAAAATCGAAGTACAGCACATGAAACCTGCAAAAATCAATTGGATAATCACGATTGGTCTCATTACCTGCTTAACTAATGGCATATCTAAGGGAATAAACTTTATGCTAGAGAACAGGGTTAAATAAAATATGAAAAATGAACCTAGCCAAGCCACAAAATAAGAAGCAATAGGATTAATCTGTACCATTAAAGACACAAGCCATGGTAAATAAATTAAGATTAAAACTTTTTGACGAGAATAATTTTGAAACTTATCTGTTGACATATTGGCTTATTATGTGAGATTGAACTTCAAAGCTCCATTTTTTTATTTTTTCTAAGCTATTTTCTCCCATTTTTTTAAGTTTAGTTTTATCAAGAGTCAACGCTATAATTTTTTGCTTTAAGTCTTCTTTGTCTTCACTTTTAAAAATAAAGCCATTTTGATGATCTACTAAATCTATGCTACAGCCAACCTTATCAGAGGTCAGAATCGCTTTTCCACAGGCCATAGCTTCATTAACAGATAAACCCCAAGTTTCACTTTGAGAAGGTAAACAAAATAAATCACAAGCCTGATAAACTGCAGGCATTTGCGTTTGATTCTGAAAATCCATGAAATGAATACTGTTTTTTACGTTGTCATCCTGAGCTTGTCGAAGGATTTGAGTATTCTTTAAACCTTGAACTCTAGACTTCAAACTCTCTTCAAGCTCTCCATTCCCTACAAATAACAAATGAACATTAGTTAAATCAAGTTCAATAAAAGCCTCTAACAATAAAAAAGGATTTTTAACTGGTACTAACTTTCCTGCAAAAAGAATGATTATATCATTTTCCCCAACTTTTAAATTTGTTCTTATTTTTCTTGCTTCTTCAGTTTCATCTGCTCCAAATCGACAATTATCAATAGCGTGTGGCGCAAAAATCAGTTGTTCCTCTACTAAGCCAAAAGCTTTATAATAAGCCTTATTGTTTGTGCCAACATAAAATGCTGTATCTACATTTTTATAGACCCATTTTAAAAATATTTTTCTTAAAAGTGTTTTAATAAGACCTTTTTCGTTCAATAGGGTAGAGTCGCCCCTAAAATAAATGGGAACCTTACCTTTAAAAAATCTCATTGCTTCTAGGTGACCACGCCAAGCCCATCCATAAATTAAGATCCCATTAGGTTCAAAAT
The sequence above is drawn from the Pedobacter frigiditerrae genome and encodes:
- a CDS encoding exosortase Y-associated Wzy-like protein; protein product: MSTDKFQNYSRQKVLILIYLPWLVSLMVQINPIASYFVAWLGSFFIFYLTLFSSIKFIPLDMPLVKQVMRPIVIIQLIFAGFMCCTSIFYFMNHLGYEYFTKVNPFPFQVNEQTYAIAKCQRLSLLAHAALVTGIIVKIKQFPVIKHKLNLNLDFFLIWLCVITYVIGGATSKIGSIAQFSYGFINVSITCSALVLVRGMVQRKRGYMIFGGGLFAFNFLASTLTGYKESIIINVIIISFLMYPYYKKVILTLAIPTIYILIYILPTFAGIVRGQSWSGEKSAAEARRNALDAVLNSEAPVLEETNWTFLTDRISEINMFTTFVKHVPAERDFYGLEIVNNSILAVIPRAFWPGKFVTETVSMERVYDAGISYQGSNLSAKTRPVVDGYVSAGFIGVFISIFLYGLATQWICNKAEEWFGGYELGCVVMFNAIFQQLWRGNNFEFLLNNIVYGYIAMYAIFWILKRSNTITELGGYEVSSEGGELERRV
- a CDS encoding glycosyltransferase family 4 protein, with translation MTKRLAIICTHPIQYYAPVFQLLANQVQLKVFYTSGEQSSYNYDKGFDRTIEWDLPLLNGYDHIFLKNNAKSPGTHHFTGIVNPDLIKQVSNFEPNGILIYGWAWRGHLEAMRFFKGKVPIYFRGDSTLLNEKGLIKTLLRKIFLKWVYKNVDTAFYVGTNNKAYYKAFGLVEEQLIFAPHAIDNCRFGADETEEARKIRTNLKVGENDIIILFAGKLVPVKNPFLLLEAFIELDLTNVHLLFVGNGELEESLKSRVQGLKNTQILRQAQDDNVKNSIHFMDFQNQTQMPAVYQACDLFCLPSQSETWGLSVNEAMACGKAILTSDKVGCSIDLVDHQNGFIFKSEDKEDLKQKIIALTLDKTKLKKMGENSLEKIKKWSFEVQSHIISQYVNR